In Mycobacterium sp. Aquia_216, a genomic segment contains:
- a CDS encoding acyl-CoA synthetase, whose amino-acid sequence MLLESLNPAAVTATDIADAVRIDGTALSRSDLVGGATAVAERVGGAGLVAVLATPSVSTVLAVTGCLVAGVPFVPVPSDVGAAERRHMLTDSGAQAWLGAEPPQDSASEGLPHIPVRLHARSWHRYPEPAPEATAMVMYTSGTTGAPKGVVVSRSAIAADIDALAQAWQWTADDVLVHGLPLFHIHGLVLGLLGSLRVGNRFVHTGKPTPAGYAQARSESGGTLYFAVPTVWSRVAADQAAAEALRSARLLVSGSAALPVPVFDRLEQLTGHRPIERYGASESLITVSTRADGERRPGWVGLPLAGIETRLLDDAGDPVPHDGETVGKLQVRGPTLFDGYLNRPEATAEVFDAGGWYRTGDVAVVDAEGMHRIVGRESVDLIKSGGYRIGAGEIETSLLGHPGVQEAAVVGMPDEDLGQRIVAFIVGSADLNADELINFVAQDLSIHKRPREVRLVDALPRNAMGKVVKKQLLSEG is encoded by the coding sequence ATGCTGCTGGAATCGCTGAACCCCGCTGCTGTCACCGCCACCGACATTGCCGATGCGGTCAGGATCGACGGCACGGCACTGAGCCGAAGCGACCTGGTCGGTGGTGCGACGGCGGTCGCCGAACGTGTCGGTGGCGCGGGCCTGGTCGCGGTCCTGGCCACCCCCAGCGTGTCGACCGTGCTGGCGGTCACCGGCTGCCTGGTCGCCGGCGTGCCGTTCGTGCCGGTGCCCTCCGATGTGGGCGCGGCCGAACGACGGCACATGCTGACGGACTCGGGAGCGCAGGCCTGGCTCGGGGCAGAGCCCCCGCAAGACTCGGCGTCCGAAGGCTTGCCGCACATCCCGGTGCGGCTACACGCCCGCTCCTGGCACCGCTATCCCGAGCCGGCGCCCGAGGCCACCGCGATGGTCATGTACACCTCGGGCACCACGGGAGCACCCAAGGGCGTGGTGGTGAGCCGCTCCGCCATCGCCGCCGACATCGATGCCCTGGCGCAGGCCTGGCAGTGGACGGCCGACGACGTGCTGGTGCACGGATTGCCGCTGTTTCATATCCACGGCCTGGTGCTGGGTCTGCTCGGGTCGTTGCGGGTCGGAAACCGCTTCGTGCACACCGGAAAGCCCACACCGGCCGGCTATGCCCAGGCTCGTTCGGAATCCGGCGGCACCCTCTACTTCGCGGTGCCGACGGTGTGGTCGCGCGTGGCGGCTGATCAGGCCGCCGCCGAGGCACTGCGTTCGGCCCGGCTCCTGGTGTCCGGTAGCGCGGCGCTGCCGGTACCGGTGTTCGACCGGCTGGAACAGCTGACCGGGCACCGGCCTATCGAACGGTACGGCGCCTCGGAGTCGTTGATCACGGTGTCGACGCGAGCCGACGGCGAGCGCCGCCCGGGCTGGGTCGGCCTGCCGCTGGCCGGAATTGAGACCAGACTGCTCGACGACGCCGGCGACCCCGTCCCGCATGACGGCGAAACCGTTGGAAAGCTTCAGGTTCGGGGGCCGACGCTGTTCGACGGGTATTTGAATCGGCCGGAGGCCACCGCCGAGGTTTTCGACGCCGGCGGTTGGTACCGCACCGGCGATGTCGCGGTCGTCGACGCCGAGGGCATGCATCGGATCGTGGGCCGCGAGTCGGTCGACTTGATCAAATCGGGCGGATATCGCATTGGCGCAGGCGAAATCGAAACGTCGTTACTCGGCCATCCTGGTGTGCAGGAAGCGGCCGTTGTCGGCATGCCCGACGAGGACCTGGGCCAGCGCATCGTCGCGTTCATCGTCGGTTCCGCCGATCTCAACGCAGACGAGCTGATTAACTTTGTCGCCCAAGATCTTTCGATTCACAAGCGACCACGTGAGGTGCGGCTGGTGGATGCGTTGCCGCGAAACGCGATGGGCAAGGTCGTCAAGAAGCAGTTGCTGTCCGAGGGATGA
- a CDS encoding alpha/beta fold hydrolase, with protein MVFEIARPKLEGNVAVGEDRQIGFAEFGDPQGRAVFWLHGTPGARRQIPTEARVYAEDHGIRLIGLDRPGIGSSTPHRYENIRAFADDLRTIADTLGIDKMAVIGLSGGGPYALACAAVLSDRVVAAGVLGGVAPFVGDEGITSGLMNLGKRMAPLLQLGGDPLRIGASLLVRAIRPVANSALFLYAAISPEADRRLLTRPEFGAMFLDDLLNGSRKQLAAPFNDVILFTRDWGFRLDEVKVPVRWWHGDHDHIVPFAHGQHVVSKLADGELFVLPGESHLAGLGRGEEILSTLMKLWDEQA; from the coding sequence ATGGTCTTCGAAATCGCCCGGCCCAAGCTAGAAGGAAACGTCGCGGTCGGCGAAGACCGTCAGATCGGGTTCGCCGAATTCGGTGACCCGCAAGGGCGGGCGGTGTTCTGGCTGCACGGCACACCAGGCGCCCGCCGCCAGATTCCGACCGAGGCCCGCGTCTACGCCGAAGATCACGGCATCCGGCTCATCGGCCTGGACCGCCCCGGGATCGGCTCGTCGACGCCGCACCGCTACGAGAACATCCGGGCGTTCGCTGACGACTTGCGGACGATCGCGGACACGCTCGGTATCGACAAGATGGCTGTCATCGGCCTGTCCGGCGGCGGTCCCTACGCACTTGCCTGCGCTGCGGTGCTGTCCGACCGCGTCGTGGCTGCCGGGGTGCTCGGTGGGGTCGCGCCGTTCGTCGGTGACGAAGGGATCACCAGCGGTCTGATGAACCTGGGCAAGCGGATGGCGCCGCTGCTGCAGCTGGGCGGTGACCCGCTGCGGATCGGCGCGAGCCTGCTGGTCCGGGCGATCCGTCCGGTCGCGAATTCCGCGTTGTTCCTGTATGCGGCGATCTCGCCGGAAGCCGACCGACGCCTGCTGACCCGCCCCGAGTTCGGGGCAATGTTCCTCGACGACCTGCTCAACGGCAGCCGCAAGCAGCTGGCGGCTCCCTTCAACGACGTGATCCTGTTCACCCGAGACTGGGGATTTCGTCTCGACGAGGTCAAGGTCCCGGTCCGCTGGTGGCACGGCGACCACGACCACATCGTGCCCTTCGCCCACGGACAGCACGTGGTGTCCAAGCTGGCCGACGGCGAGCTGTTCGTGCTGCCCGGCGAAAGCCATCTGGCCGGCTTGGGCCGCGGCGAGGAGATCCTGTCCACGCTGATGAAGCTCTGGGACGAGCAGGCCTGA
- a CDS encoding aldehyde dehydrogenase family protein yields MAELRTPKTLVDTYQLYIDGNWVEPGDGRYDDISPASEQTIATAPDASVAQVDAAIGAARRAFDSGPWTTMSAERRGGCLNQLGDALRKHADDFYALSQVEWGCVANERTMQIDGAAFMSMHAAQLATQLTDQEVRGMGAGTTLLRHEPLGVVSVLTPWNFPHCLNVMKLNHALAAGNTVVLKPSPLTPLAGLALARIIDEHTDIPPGVVNVVTPSGVEAAKLLTTDPRIDMVSFTGSSVVGRQVMSAAGDTMKRILLELGGKSASIVLDDAEVTDEMLQQMLFQSCSLHAGQACVLHSRLLLPDSLHDDVVDRLVALARAVKVGDPADPEAQMGPLISAAQRERVEAHVAGALRDGAKLATGGGRPPGLDVGFYFEPTILTDVEPNSTIAQEEVFGPVLAVLRYRDDDDAVAIANNSRYGLSGAVWGADVDRAVSVARRIRTGQIAVNGATPGGAPFGGFKLSGLGREGGGIGGIHQYMEPMAIGLPA; encoded by the coding sequence ATGGCCGAGCTACGAACTCCGAAAACCCTTGTCGACACGTACCAGCTCTACATCGACGGCAACTGGGTCGAGCCGGGCGACGGTCGCTACGACGACATCTCCCCGGCCAGTGAGCAGACCATCGCGACGGCACCCGACGCGAGCGTGGCCCAGGTCGATGCGGCGATCGGCGCCGCGCGGCGGGCCTTCGACAGCGGGCCGTGGACCACGATGAGCGCCGAGCGGCGCGGCGGTTGTCTCAACCAGCTGGGCGACGCGCTGCGCAAGCACGCCGACGACTTCTACGCACTGTCCCAGGTGGAGTGGGGCTGCGTCGCGAATGAGCGCACGATGCAAATCGACGGCGCGGCGTTCATGTCGATGCATGCCGCCCAGCTCGCCACCCAGCTGACCGATCAAGAGGTCCGGGGGATGGGCGCCGGAACCACGTTGCTGCGTCATGAGCCGCTGGGCGTGGTGTCGGTACTGACGCCGTGGAACTTTCCGCACTGTCTCAACGTCATGAAACTGAATCACGCGTTGGCCGCGGGCAATACGGTCGTGCTCAAACCCTCTCCCTTGACGCCGCTGGCCGGGCTGGCGCTGGCGCGGATCATCGACGAGCACACCGACATCCCGCCCGGCGTGGTCAATGTCGTCACCCCGTCGGGAGTCGAGGCGGCCAAGCTGCTCACCACCGATCCGCGGATCGACATGGTGAGCTTCACCGGCAGCTCGGTGGTCGGCCGGCAGGTCATGTCCGCCGCCGGCGACACGATGAAGCGGATCCTGCTGGAATTGGGTGGTAAGTCGGCGAGCATCGTCCTCGACGACGCCGAAGTCACCGACGAAATGCTGCAGCAGATGCTGTTCCAGTCCTGTTCGCTGCACGCCGGACAGGCCTGCGTCCTGCACAGCCGGCTGCTGCTTCCCGATTCGCTGCACGACGACGTCGTCGATCGACTCGTCGCACTGGCCCGCGCGGTCAAGGTGGGCGACCCCGCCGATCCCGAGGCGCAGATGGGTCCGCTGATCAGCGCGGCGCAGCGGGAGCGGGTCGAGGCGCACGTCGCCGGCGCCCTGCGCGACGGTGCGAAGCTGGCGACCGGCGGCGGCCGTCCGCCCGGGTTGGACGTCGGATTCTACTTCGAGCCAACGATTCTCACCGACGTCGAGCCGAATTCGACGATCGCACAGGAGGAAGTCTTCGGCCCGGTGTTGGCGGTGCTGCGCTATCGCGACGACGACGACGCCGTCGCGATCGCCAACAACTCCCGGTACGGCCTTTCGGGCGCGGTGTGGGGCGCCGACGTGGACCGCGCCGTCAGCGTGGCGCGCCGCATCCGTACCGGCCAGATCGCCGTCAACGGCGCTACTCCGGGGGGCGCGCCGTTCGGCGGCTTCAAACTCAGCGGATTGGGCCGCGAGGGCGGTGGAATCGGCGGAATACACCAGTACATGGAGCCGATGGCCATCGGTCTTCCAGCGTGA
- a CDS encoding MaoC family dehydratase: protein MTDQDTEFLAKLRGLVDQPTGGSEKPTVAPDPVNQPMIRHWAYALDDMNPVYLDPEFAAASRFGGIVSPPVMLQTWTMPSPKLEGIGERGGAPMEIKDNPTAFLDEAGYSSTVATNSEFEIERYPRLGDVISATSVFEEVSEEKKTAKGSGFFLTWVITYTDQNGEVLGRQRFRVLRFRPES, encoded by the coding sequence GTGACCGACCAAGACACCGAGTTCCTCGCCAAGTTGCGTGGGCTTGTCGACCAGCCCACCGGCGGCTCCGAAAAGCCAACGGTGGCACCGGATCCGGTGAACCAGCCGATGATCCGGCATTGGGCTTACGCGCTCGACGACATGAACCCGGTCTACCTCGATCCGGAGTTCGCGGCCGCGTCGCGGTTCGGCGGCATCGTGTCACCGCCCGTCATGCTGCAAACCTGGACGATGCCCTCGCCCAAGCTGGAGGGGATCGGGGAACGGGGCGGGGCGCCGATGGAGATCAAGGACAACCCCACGGCGTTCCTCGACGAGGCCGGTTACAGCAGCACCGTAGCGACCAACTCGGAGTTCGAGATCGAACGCTATCCCCGCCTTGGCGACGTGATCAGCGCGACATCGGTGTTCGAGGAAGTCTCCGAAGAGAAGAAGACGGCCAAGGGATCCGGCTTCTTCCTGACCTGGGTCATCACCTACACCGACCAGAACGGCGAAGTGCTCGGCCGGCAGCGATTCCGGGTGCTGCGCTTCAGGCCGGAGAGCTGA
- a CDS encoding Zn-ribbon domain-containing OB-fold protein codes for MTARLAPAISADTEFFWSGLREHKLLIQRCKGCGTLRNPARPMCPNCRSLEWEAIESSGRGTVYSYVMPHEPKFPFFEYPYIVVLVELAEGVRLVSNLCEIDPADVTVGMAVEVFYRAFDNDLVLHQFRPST; via the coding sequence ATGACCGCCCGACTGGCACCGGCCATCAGTGCGGACACCGAATTCTTCTGGAGCGGGCTGCGCGAGCACAAGCTGCTGATCCAGCGCTGCAAGGGATGCGGAACGCTGCGCAATCCGGCGCGGCCCATGTGTCCCAACTGCCGTTCGCTGGAGTGGGAGGCCATCGAATCCTCGGGCCGTGGCACGGTTTACAGCTACGTTATGCCGCACGAACCAAAGTTCCCGTTCTTCGAGTATCCCTACATCGTCGTGCTGGTGGAACTCGCCGAAGGGGTGCGGCTGGTGTCGAACCTGTGCGAGATCGACCCCGCGGACGTCACGGTCGGGATGGCGGTCGAGGTTTTCTACCGGGCTTTCGATAACGACCTCGTGCTGCACCAGTTCCGGCCGAGCACCTAG
- a CDS encoding MaoC family dehydratase, with translation MTTTANRTTTLKWADIAIGDAVAPLEIPITTTMIVAGAIASRDFMPVHHDVEYAKKQGSPNLFMNILTTNGYCVRFLTDWAGPETMVKNLSIRLGVPCFPDDPLHFTGSVTGKTEGTGGENFVEVTFKGSNSLGDHVSGTAILSLLDEAFKKARA, from the coding sequence ATGACGACGACCGCAAACCGCACCACCACCCTGAAGTGGGCCGACATCGCGATAGGCGACGCGGTCGCTCCGCTCGAAATCCCGATCACCACAACGATGATCGTGGCCGGTGCGATCGCCTCGCGTGACTTCATGCCGGTGCACCACGACGTCGAGTACGCCAAGAAGCAAGGCTCGCCCAACCTGTTCATGAACATCCTGACCACCAATGGGTATTGCGTGCGCTTCCTCACCGACTGGGCCGGTCCCGAAACAATGGTCAAGAATCTCTCGATTCGGCTTGGCGTTCCGTGCTTCCCGGACGACCCGCTGCATTTCACCGGCAGCGTGACCGGCAAGACCGAAGGGACCGGCGGTGAGAACTTCGTCGAGGTCACCTTCAAGGGCTCCAACAGCCTTGGCGATCATGTCTCGGGCACCGCGATTCTCAGCCTGCTCGACGAAGCCTTCAAAAAGGCCCGAGCATGA
- a CDS encoding lipid-transfer protein translates to MSPLPGSCAIVGIGQTEFSKESGRSELQLACEAVSAALDDAGLAPSDVDGMVTFTMDSSDEIDIARNVGIGDLSFFSRVHHGGGAAAGTVVHAAMAVASGVADVVVCWRAFNERSGFRFGGSGRSMAETPLFMAHYAPFGLLTPAAWVAMHAQRYMSTYGVTNEDFGRIAVVDRTHAATNPDAWFYQRPITLEDHQNSRWIVEPVLRLLDCCQESDGGVAVVVTSAERARDLRQPPAIITAAAQGAAANGEMMTSYYRDDITGLPEMGVVADRLWRDSGLKPQDIQTAFIYDHFTPFVFTQLEELGFCGRGEAKDFATVERLSLGGEFPINTNGGLLGEAYIHGMNGITEGVRQVRGTSCNQVDNVEHVLVTSGTGVPTSGLILAPAG, encoded by the coding sequence ATGAGTCCGCTACCCGGTAGCTGCGCGATCGTCGGGATCGGCCAGACCGAGTTCTCCAAGGAATCCGGGCGCAGCGAGCTGCAATTGGCGTGCGAGGCGGTCAGCGCGGCGCTCGACGATGCGGGCCTGGCGCCCAGCGACGTCGACGGCATGGTCACCTTCACGATGGACTCCAGCGACGAGATCGACATCGCTCGAAATGTGGGCATCGGCGACCTCAGCTTTTTTTCTCGCGTCCATCACGGCGGTGGCGCGGCAGCCGGCACGGTGGTGCATGCGGCCATGGCCGTCGCGAGCGGCGTCGCCGACGTGGTGGTGTGCTGGCGCGCCTTCAACGAGCGTTCCGGGTTTCGGTTCGGCGGTAGCGGACGCAGCATGGCAGAGACCCCGCTGTTCATGGCGCACTACGCGCCATTCGGATTGCTCACTCCCGCAGCGTGGGTCGCGATGCACGCCCAGCGGTACATGTCGACCTACGGCGTCACCAACGAGGATTTCGGCCGTATCGCCGTCGTCGACCGCACCCACGCGGCCACCAACCCCGACGCCTGGTTCTACCAGCGCCCGATCACCTTGGAAGACCACCAGAATTCCCGCTGGATCGTCGAACCCGTACTGCGACTGCTGGATTGCTGTCAGGAAAGTGACGGCGGAGTCGCAGTGGTAGTGACCAGCGCCGAACGCGCTCGCGACCTACGCCAACCGCCCGCGATCATCACCGCCGCCGCGCAGGGCGCCGCCGCGAACGGGGAGATGATGACCAGCTACTACCGCGACGACATCACCGGGCTTCCGGAGATGGGCGTGGTAGCCGACCGGCTGTGGCGCGACTCGGGTCTCAAACCTCAGGATATCCAAACAGCCTTCATCTACGACCATTTCACGCCCTTCGTGTTCACCCAGCTCGAAGAGCTCGGGTTCTGCGGGCGTGGCGAAGCCAAAGACTTCGCCACCGTCGAGCGGCTGTCGCTGGGTGGGGAATTCCCGATCAACACCAATGGCGGGTTGCTCGGCGAGGCCTACATCCACGGTATGAACGGCATTACCGAGGGCGTGCGCCAGGTCCGCGGCACGTCGTGCAACCAAGTCGACAACGTCGAACACGTGTTGGTCACCTCCGGCACCGGAGTGCCCACCAGTGGCTTGATTCTCGCGCCGGCGGGGTAG
- a CDS encoding TetR/AcrR family transcriptional regulator, which translates to MVTQASALTQATDTRDLIVESAIACFGKQGMQKATIVDIAKRAGVSRSTIYEYFSDKASVVEACAEHASRRFYLEMTKAMGRDNTLEDKLCSAAVFVTQARQVMASEKYFDEDAVSLLLTKDAAVLLRECVDFFAPHLSAAKLTGEVRKDLDVEAAGEWFARILFSLFSTPSSTLDMDNPEVAAEFVRAHVVRGFASERPRPRRAQ; encoded by the coding sequence ATGGTGACGCAGGCTTCCGCGCTGACCCAGGCGACCGACACCCGCGACCTGATCGTCGAGTCCGCGATCGCCTGTTTCGGTAAACAGGGCATGCAGAAGGCGACGATCGTCGACATCGCCAAGCGGGCCGGGGTGTCCCGCAGCACCATCTACGAATACTTCAGCGACAAGGCCTCCGTCGTGGAGGCCTGCGCCGAACACGCGTCGCGGCGGTTCTATCTCGAGATGACCAAGGCGATGGGTCGGGACAACACCCTCGAGGACAAGCTTTGTTCGGCAGCGGTATTCGTGACCCAGGCGCGGCAGGTCATGGCATCCGAGAAGTACTTCGACGAGGATGCCGTCAGCCTGCTGCTGACCAAGGACGCCGCGGTGCTGCTGCGCGAATGTGTCGATTTCTTCGCCCCACACTTGTCCGCCGCCAAGCTGACGGGCGAGGTCCGCAAAGACCTCGACGTCGAGGCCGCCGGTGAATGGTTCGCGCGCATCCTGTTCTCACTGTTCAGCACGCCGTCCTCGACCCTGGATATGGACAATCCCGAAGTCGCAGCGGAATTCGTGCGTGCGCACGTGGTGCGCGGGTTCGCCAGCGAACGCCCGCGGCCGCGCCGCGCCCAGTAG
- a CDS encoding proline dehydrogenase family protein: protein MARVFANTLRPAIMAASRRQGLRRAAEGMPVTRRVVHRFVPGETIDSALNSVAALRNSSHFVSVDYLGEDVADADGADAAVQIYLDLIEKLGRLGEPSIEDIRPLEVSVKLSALGQSLERDGDKIARQNAWSICEAAQRAGVWVTIDAENHTTTDSTLSIVRDLRSEFPWLGTVLQAYLKRTLGDCREFAASGARIRLCKGAYDEPASVAYRGRDEVTDSYLACLRVLMVGSGYPMVASHDPAIIEAVPAMLGESGRRTGDFEYQMLYGIRDDEQRRLADAGNQVRVYVPFGTQWYGYFMRRLAERPANLTFFLRALAQRGH, encoded by the coding sequence ATGGCCCGCGTGTTCGCCAACACCCTGCGGCCGGCGATCATGGCCGCCAGCCGTCGTCAAGGGTTGCGCCGCGCCGCCGAAGGGATGCCGGTCACCCGGCGGGTGGTGCACCGATTCGTGCCCGGCGAGACGATCGACTCCGCGCTGAATAGCGTTGCCGCCCTGCGTAATTCGAGCCATTTCGTCAGCGTCGACTATCTGGGCGAGGACGTCGCCGACGCTGACGGCGCCGACGCCGCCGTACAGATCTACCTCGACCTGATCGAGAAGTTGGGCCGGCTGGGCGAGCCCTCGATCGAGGATATCCGCCCGCTGGAGGTCTCGGTCAAGTTGTCGGCGCTGGGGCAGTCGCTGGAGCGCGACGGTGACAAGATCGCCCGGCAGAACGCGTGGTCGATCTGCGAGGCCGCGCAGCGGGCCGGTGTGTGGGTGACGATAGACGCCGAGAACCACACCACCACCGATTCGACGCTGTCCATCGTGCGCGATCTGCGATCCGAATTTCCTTGGCTGGGCACGGTTTTGCAGGCGTACCTGAAGCGCACGCTGGGCGATTGCCGGGAATTCGCCGCTTCCGGGGCCCGAATCCGGCTCTGCAAGGGTGCTTACGACGAGCCGGCATCGGTGGCCTACCGGGGCCGAGACGAGGTCACCGATTCCTATCTGGCCTGCCTGCGGGTGCTGATGGTCGGTTCGGGATATCCGATGGTCGCCTCGCACGATCCCGCGATTATCGAGGCGGTGCCGGCCATGCTCGGCGAATCAGGCCGTCGTACCGGCGATTTCGAGTACCAGATGCTGTACGGTATCCGAGACGACGAGCAGCGCCGACTGGCCGACGCCGGTAACCAGGTTCGGGTATACGTGCCGTTCGGCACCCAGTGGTACGGCTACTTCATGCGCCGGCTCGCCGAACGCCCGGCCAACCTGACGTTCTTCCTGCGGGCGTTGGCGCAACGCGGGCACTGA
- the pruA gene encoding L-glutamate gamma-semialdehyde dehydrogenase: protein MDAITQVPAPVNEPVHDYAPQSPERARLHIELAKLADHPIDLPHVIGGKHRMGDGERIDVVAPHRHAATLGTLTNAGHVDATAAIEAAMAAKNDWAAMPFDERAAVFLRAADLLAGPWREKIAAATMLGQSKSVYQAEIDSPCEQIDFWRFNVAFARQILAQQPVSGPGEWNRSEYRPLDGFVYAITPFNFTSIAGNLPTAPALMGNTVVWKPSVTQTLSAYLTMQLLEAAGLPPGVINLVTGDGLAVSDVALADPRLAGIHFTGSTATFQHLWQQVGTNIGRYHSYPRLVGETGGKDFVVAHASARPDVLCTALIRGAFDYQGQKCSAASRAFIPHSVWQRMGDDFLGATAGLSYGDVTDLTNYGGALIDSRAFIKNVTAIERAKSAAGVTVAAGGEYDDSVGYFVRPTVLLSDDPTDEAFSTEYFGPLLSVHVYPDDSYERILDVIDTGSRYALTGAVIADDRQAVLTAQDRLRFAAGNFYVNDKPTGAVVGRQPFGGSRGSGTNDKAGSILNLLRWTSARTIKETFVPATQYTYPHMGSD, encoded by the coding sequence ATGGATGCGATCACCCAGGTGCCGGCCCCGGTCAACGAGCCGGTCCACGACTACGCCCCGCAGTCGCCCGAACGCGCCCGCCTGCATATCGAACTGGCCAAGCTGGCCGATCACCCGATCGATCTCCCGCACGTCATCGGCGGTAAGCACCGGATGGGCGACGGTGAACGCATCGACGTCGTCGCGCCGCACCGGCACGCCGCCACGCTGGGCACCCTGACCAACGCCGGGCACGTCGACGCGACGGCGGCCATCGAGGCCGCGATGGCCGCGAAGAACGATTGGGCCGCAATGCCTTTCGACGAGCGCGCCGCGGTGTTCCTGCGGGCCGCGGACCTGCTGGCCGGTCCGTGGCGGGAGAAGATCGCCGCCGCGACGATGCTCGGCCAGTCCAAGTCCGTCTACCAGGCCGAGATCGATTCTCCGTGCGAGCAGATCGACTTCTGGCGGTTCAACGTGGCGTTTGCCCGTCAGATCCTGGCGCAACAGCCGGTCAGCGGACCGGGGGAATGGAACCGCAGCGAATACCGCCCGCTGGACGGCTTCGTCTACGCGATCACGCCGTTCAACTTCACCTCGATCGCGGGCAACCTGCCGACGGCGCCCGCGCTGATGGGCAACACCGTGGTGTGGAAGCCGTCGGTCACCCAGACGCTGTCGGCGTATCTGACAATGCAACTGCTCGAGGCCGCCGGATTACCGCCCGGGGTGATCAACCTGGTCACCGGAGATGGCCTTGCGGTTTCCGATGTGGCACTGGCCGATCCACGCCTGGCTGGTATCCACTTCACCGGATCGACGGCCACCTTCCAGCACCTGTGGCAGCAGGTGGGCACCAATATCGGCCGCTACCATAGCTATCCGCGGCTGGTCGGCGAGACCGGCGGCAAGGACTTCGTGGTCGCGCACGCCTCGGCGCGCCCGGATGTGTTATGCACGGCGCTGATTCGCGGGGCATTCGACTACCAGGGCCAGAAGTGCTCTGCCGCGTCGCGGGCCTTCATTCCGCATTCGGTGTGGCAGCGCATGGGCGACGACTTCCTCGGCGCGACAGCCGGACTGAGCTACGGCGACGTCACCGACCTCACCAACTATGGGGGAGCGCTGATCGATAGCAGGGCCTTCATCAAGAACGTCACCGCCATCGAGCGCGCCAAGAGCGCGGCCGGTGTCACCGTGGCGGCCGGTGGCGAATACGACGACAGTGTCGGCTATTTCGTCCGACCGACCGTGCTGCTGTCCGACGACCCCACCGACGAAGCGTTTTCAACCGAATACTTCGGCCCGCTGCTCTCGGTACATGTCTACCCCGACGACTCCTACGAACGCATCCTCGACGTGATCGACACCGGGTCGCGCTACGCGCTGACCGGCGCGGTGATCGCCGACGATCGCCAGGCCGTGCTCACCGCGCAGGACCGGTTGCGCTTCGCGGCCGGCAACTTCTACGTCAACGACAAGCCGACCGGTGCCGTCGTCGGGCGCCAGCCGTTCGGCGGTTCACGCGGCTCGGGTACCAACGACAAGGCCGGGTCGATACTGAATCTGTTGCGCTGGACGTCGGCCCGCACCATCAAGGAGACGTTCGTCCCGGCCACGCAGTACACCTACCCGCACATGGGGTCCGACTGA